Proteins encoded within one genomic window of Corynebacterium aurimucosum:
- a CDS encoding DNA-directed RNA polymerase subunit beta' — translation MFDVNLFDELRIGLATAEDIRRWSKGEVKKPETINYRTLKPEKDGLFCERIFGPTRDWECACGKYKRVRYKGIICERCGVEVTKSKVRRERMGHIELAAPVTHIWYFKGVPSRLGYLLDLAPKDLERIIYFAANIITSVDEEARHNDQSTLEAEMLLEKKDVEDDVEAEIAERAAKLEQDLAELEAAGAKADARRKVQNAADKEMQHIRERGEREVARLDEIWNTFIKLAPKQMIIDETIYEELVDRYEDYFTGGMGAEAIQTLIRNFDLEAEAEELKEIINNGKGQKKMRALKRLKVVAAFLRSGNDPAGMVLDAIPVIPPELRPMVQLDGGRFATSDLNDLYRRVINRNNRLKRMIDLGAPEIIVNNEKRMLQESVDALFDNGRRGRPVTGPGNRPLKSLSDLLKGKQGRFRQNLLGKRVDYSGRSVIIVGPQLKLHECGLPKLMALELFKPFVMKRLVENDYAQNIKSAKRMVERQRSEVWDVLEEAISEHPVMLNRAPTLHRLGIQAFEPKLVEGKAIQLHPLACEAFNADFDGDQMAVHLPLSAEAQAEARVLMLASNNILSPASGKPLAMPRLDMVTGLYYLTMDKAEDEIGGEGRYQSATEDRPEQGVYSSYAEAIMARDRGVLGLQAPIKVRISHLRPPSDIEAEQFPDGWQKGQAWLAETTLGRIMFNDLLPWNYPYLEGVMVRKGGAGNKMLLGDVINDLAAKYPMITVAQVLDKMKDAGFYWSTRSGVTITMHDVLVLPNKTEVLESYEKEAERIERKYWEQGALTERERYDRLVELWKDATDTVGNAVEEMYPDDNPIPMIVKSGAAGNMRQIWTLAGMKGMVVNSKGDYITRPIKTSFREGLSVLEYFNNSHGSRKGLADTALRTADSGYLTRRLVDVAQDVIVREEDCGTRQGVRVPLGIEVAPGSYDLHELWETSASGRVVANDVKDENGEVIAEAGTDLTEELSRTIVNAGVLEIKVRSVLTCQTPAGVCAKCYGKSMASGQLVDIGEAVGIVAAQSIGEPGTQLTMRTFHQGGVGGDITGGLPRVQELFEARNPKNRAPIASVDGTVSLSDEGNFWTLTITPDDGSDNVVYEKLSKRQGLAQVRRPMESNPDAMIERSLRDGDHVSTGDRLMRGAPDPHDVLEVLGRRGVEKHLIDEVQAVYRAQGVAIHDKHIEIIIRQMLRRGTVIDAGTTDLLPGNLIDLSEAKQVNAAQVAEGGQPAQLRSEIMGITKASLATESWLSAASFQETTRVLTDAAINKRSDQLIGLKENVIIGKLIPAGTGISRYRNISVKPTEAARNAAYSIPTYGDSIYGDDGFGEFTGASVPLEEDYTF, via the coding sequence GTGTTTGACGTAAATCTCTTCGACGAGCTCCGCATCGGGCTGGCCACCGCAGAGGACATCCGTCGCTGGTCCAAGGGCGAGGTCAAGAAACCCGAAACCATTAACTACCGCACCCTCAAGCCGGAGAAGGACGGCCTCTTCTGTGAGCGCATCTTCGGCCCGACCCGTGACTGGGAGTGTGCCTGCGGTAAGTACAAGCGCGTGCGCTACAAGGGCATCATCTGTGAGCGCTGTGGCGTCGAGGTGACCAAGTCCAAGGTGCGCCGTGAGCGCATGGGCCACATCGAGCTGGCAGCGCCGGTTACCCACATCTGGTACTTCAAGGGCGTTCCTTCCCGCCTGGGCTACCTGCTGGACCTGGCTCCGAAGGACCTTGAGCGCATCATCTACTTCGCCGCCAACATCATCACCTCCGTGGACGAGGAAGCTCGCCACAATGACCAGTCCACTCTGGAAGCAGAAATGCTGCTGGAGAAGAAGGACGTGGAGGATGACGTCGAGGCAGAGATCGCCGAGCGCGCTGCCAAGCTCGAGCAGGATCTGGCTGAGCTGGAGGCCGCCGGCGCTAAGGCCGACGCCCGCCGCAAGGTCCAGAACGCTGCCGACAAGGAGATGCAGCACATCCGCGAGCGCGGTGAGCGCGAGGTTGCTCGCCTCGATGAAATCTGGAACACCTTCATCAAGCTGGCTCCGAAGCAGATGATCATCGATGAGACTATCTACGAAGAGCTGGTTGACCGCTACGAGGATTACTTCACTGGCGGCATGGGTGCTGAGGCTATCCAGACACTGATCCGCAACTTCGACCTCGAGGCTGAGGCCGAGGAGCTCAAGGAGATCATCAACAACGGCAAGGGCCAGAAGAAGATGCGTGCCCTTAAGCGCCTGAAGGTTGTTGCAGCCTTCTTGCGCTCGGGCAATGACCCGGCCGGCATGGTCCTGGATGCTATCCCGGTGATCCCGCCGGAGCTGCGCCCGATGGTGCAGCTGGACGGTGGCCGCTTCGCTACCTCCGACCTCAACGACCTCTACCGTCGCGTGATCAACCGCAACAACCGCCTCAAGCGCATGATCGACCTCGGTGCTCCCGAGATCATCGTGAACAACGAGAAGCGCATGCTGCAGGAGTCCGTTGACGCGCTCTTCGACAACGGCCGTCGCGGCCGTCCGGTCACCGGCCCGGGTAACCGCCCGCTGAAGTCCCTGTCTGACCTGCTCAAGGGTAAGCAGGGCCGCTTCCGCCAGAACCTGCTGGGTAAGCGCGTGGACTACTCCGGTCGTTCCGTGATTATTGTTGGTCCGCAGCTCAAGCTGCACGAGTGTGGTCTGCCGAAGCTCATGGCACTGGAGCTGTTCAAGCCCTTCGTCATGAAGCGCCTGGTGGAAAACGACTACGCACAGAACATCAAGTCCGCTAAGCGCATGGTGGAGCGCCAACGCTCCGAGGTGTGGGACGTCCTCGAAGAGGCTATTTCCGAGCACCCGGTGATGCTGAACCGCGCACCTACCCTGCACCGCCTGGGTATCCAGGCCTTCGAGCCGAAGCTCGTCGAGGGTAAGGCCATTCAGCTGCACCCGTTGGCTTGTGAGGCTTTCAACGCTGACTTCGACGGTGACCAGATGGCAGTCCACTTGCCCCTGTCCGCCGAGGCACAGGCTGAGGCACGTGTGCTGATGTTGGCTTCCAACAACATTCTGTCCCCGGCTTCCGGTAAGCCGCTGGCTATGCCGCGCCTGGATATGGTTACCGGCCTGTACTACCTCACCATGGACAAGGCCGAGGACGAGATCGGCGGTGAGGGTCGTTACCAGTCCGCCACCGAAGACCGTCCGGAGCAGGGCGTGTACTCCTCCTACGCGGAGGCCATCATGGCTCGTGACCGTGGTGTTCTGGGCCTGCAGGCCCCGATCAAGGTGCGCATCTCCCACCTGCGTCCGCCATCAGACATTGAGGCAGAGCAGTTCCCGGATGGTTGGCAGAAGGGCCAGGCTTGGCTCGCTGAGACCACCTTGGGCCGCATCATGTTCAATGACCTGCTGCCGTGGAACTACCCGTACCTTGAGGGCGTCATGGTCCGTAAGGGCGGCGCCGGCAACAAGATGCTGCTCGGTGACGTCATTAATGACCTCGCCGCGAAGTACCCAATGATCACCGTTGCCCAGGTTCTGGACAAGATGAAGGACGCGGGCTTCTACTGGTCCACCCGTTCCGGCGTGACCATCACTATGCACGACGTTCTGGTTCTTCCGAACAAGACCGAGGTTCTCGAGTCTTATGAGAAGGAAGCAGAGCGCATCGAGCGCAAGTACTGGGAGCAGGGTGCCCTGACCGAGCGCGAGCGCTACGACCGCCTGGTGGAGCTGTGGAAGGATGCCACGGACACCGTGGGTAACGCCGTAGAAGAGATGTACCCCGACGACAACCCGATTCCGATGATCGTGAAGTCCGGTGCTGCCGGTAACATGCGTCAGATCTGGACCCTGGCCGGCATGAAGGGCATGGTTGTGAACTCCAAGGGTGACTACATCACCCGTCCGATTAAGACCTCCTTCCGCGAGGGCCTGTCGGTTCTGGAGTACTTCAACAACTCGCACGGTTCCCGTAAGGGTCTGGCGGATACCGCTCTGCGTACCGCTGACTCCGGCTACCTCACCCGTCGTCTGGTGGACGTGGCGCAGGACGTCATCGTCCGCGAGGAGGACTGTGGCACCCGCCAGGGCGTGCGCGTCCCGCTCGGCATCGAGGTTGCCCCTGGCTCCTACGACCTGCACGAGCTGTGGGAGACCTCCGCCTCCGGCCGCGTCGTGGCTAACGACGTCAAGGATGAAAACGGCGAGGTCATCGCTGAGGCAGGCACCGACCTGACTGAGGAACTCAGCCGCACGATCGTCAACGCTGGTGTGCTGGAAATCAAGGTCCGCTCCGTGCTGACCTGCCAGACCCCGGCCGGTGTCTGTGCCAAGTGCTACGGCAAGTCCATGGCCTCCGGCCAGCTGGTCGATATCGGCGAGGCCGTCGGCATCGTGGCCGCGCAGTCCATTGGTGAGCCGGGTACCCAGCTGACGATGCGTACCTTCCACCAGGGTGGTGTCGGTGGCGATATTACCGGTGGTCTGCCGCGTGTTCAGGAGCTCTTCGAGGCCCGTAACCCGAAGAACCGTGCGCCTATCGCCTCTGTCGACGGCACCGTCTCCCTATCCGATGAGGGCAACTTCTGGACGCTGACCATCACCCCTGATGATGGCTCCGACAACGTCGTTTATGAGAAGCTGTCGAAGCGCCAGGGCCTGGCTCAGGTTCGCCGCCCGATGGAGTCCAACCCGGATGCGATGATTGAGCGCTCCCTGCGCGACGGTGACCACGTCAGCACCGGTGATCGCCTCATGCGTGGTGCACCTGACCCGCACGACGTGCTGGAGGTCCTCGGCCGCCGTGGTGTGGAAAAGCACCTCATCGACGAGGTCCAGGCTGTCTACCGTGCACAGGGTGTGGCCATCCACGACAAGCACATCGAGATCATCATCCGCCAGATGCTGCGTCGCGGTACCGTCATCGACGCTGGTACCACCGACCTGCTGCCGGGCAACCTCATTGACCTCTCTGAGGCCAAGCAGGTTAACGCCGCACAGGTCGCTGAGGGAGGCCAGCCGGCTCAGCTGCGCAGCGAGATCATGGGTATTACCAAGGCCTCGCTGGCTACGGAGTCCTGGCTGTCGGCGGCCTCCTTCCAGGAGACCACGCGTGTGCTTACCGACGCCGCTATTAACAAGCGCTCGGATCAGCTCATTGGTCTGAAGGAGAACGTCATCATCGGTAAGCTGATCCCAGCCGGTACCGGTATTTCCCGTTACCGCAACATCAGCGTTAAGCCGACTGAGGCTGCACGCAACGCTGCGTACTCCATCCCGACCTACGGTGATTCCATCTACGGCGACGACGGCTTCGGTGAGTTCACCGGCGCCTCCGTCCCGCTGGAGGAGGACTACACGTTCTAG
- a CDS encoding ECF transporter S component: MTQSNKKVHDSTSSSRATAESSKAWTGVDALVVMGFSLMGALLLWGKAAIFQRVAEGEDMPLSWENLMVLLSALWVLQFMGALCAALTTRKPGAAFVGYVMTVILCRALVGSFDQLGWSTIIATGLAMEAAFFAFKYTRFTILSGALAGAAAVLVTGIATFVTRDLAPGDAAIQFRAEVIQFLVTVVTVAPVSYLLAMTVRSAFYKL; encoded by the coding sequence ATGACCCAGTCCAACAAGAAAGTCCACGATTCGACTTCATCCTCGCGCGCGACTGCCGAAAGCAGTAAGGCATGGACAGGGGTTGACGCCCTTGTTGTCATGGGTTTCTCCCTCATGGGCGCATTGCTGCTGTGGGGCAAAGCAGCGATTTTTCAACGAGTGGCAGAGGGGGAGGATATGCCCCTCAGTTGGGAGAATCTGATGGTTCTACTCTCTGCCTTATGGGTGCTGCAGTTTATGGGTGCTCTGTGCGCGGCCTTGACCACCCGCAAGCCGGGTGCGGCCTTCGTGGGCTATGTCATGACCGTTATTTTGTGCCGTGCGTTGGTTGGGAGCTTTGATCAGTTGGGGTGGTCAACAATCATCGCGACGGGCTTGGCCATGGAAGCGGCCTTTTTCGCCTTCAAATACACGCGCTTCACTATTCTCAGCGGGGCACTCGCTGGCGCTGCTGCTGTGCTAGTCACTGGAATCGCCACCTTCGTCACCCGCGACCTCGCTCCCGGTGATGCCGCGATTCAGTTCCGCGCCGAAGTCATTCAATTCCTCGTTACCGTCGTGACCGTGGCGCCGGTGTCCTACCTACTAGCCATGACGGTGCGGTCGGCGTTCTATAAACTTTAA